A region of uncultured Anaeromusa sp. DNA encodes the following proteins:
- the rpsR gene encoding 30S ribosomal protein S18, with the protein MRRERGRKPKKKICSFCVDKVTSIDYKDIVKLRRYTTERGKILPRRISGNCAKHQRQLTLAIKRARNIVLLPFTAE; encoded by the coding sequence GTGAGACGGGAAAGAGGCAGAAAACCGAAAAAGAAAATTTGCAGCTTCTGCGTGGATAAAGTGACCAGCATCGATTATAAAGATATCGTGAAATTGCGTCGCTATACCACCGAGCGTGGCAAAATCCTTCCCCGCCGCATCTCCGGCAACTGCGCCAAGCATCAGCGTCAGCTGACTTTGGCCATCAAACGGGCGCGTAATATCGTCCTGTTGCCCTTCACGGCGGAGTAA
- a CDS encoding Coenzyme F420 hydrogenase/dehydrogenase, beta subunit C-terminal domain yields the protein MERVYESKTDCSGCGACVRLCPKGAIFMQADEEGFLYPDIQQENCIDCGVCKVRCPFQREGHFKEAGLPRFYAARHRSQEVLAQSTSGGAFTAVSDAVLRQGGIVYGADYDETFRVAHKRAETAAQRDRMRISKYVQSDLGEAFIQVTEDLQKGRKVLFTGTPCQAAGLRSFLQGSPLLPNLYVCDLICHSIPSPYIWEAYKELLEKENTGKLTHVQFRSKKDGWSRANSNKGFLYSLDGETVLREDDRFYQLFFKVGAITRPSCSCCRFADVQRASDLTIADYWGIEKYQPEWFDLLGVSLVMVNSEQGAALLEQCREDLLFEERPAAESLQEQQRLSRPGALPPERERFWEDFRQFGLEYVLKKRRKKRKNGIQSNSDGT from the coding sequence ATGGAAAGGGTCTATGAAAGTAAGACGGATTGTTCCGGCTGCGGTGCTTGCGTTCGACTTTGCCCTAAAGGAGCTATTTTCATGCAAGCGGACGAGGAAGGTTTCTTATATCCGGACATTCAGCAGGAAAACTGCATTGATTGCGGCGTATGTAAGGTGCGCTGTCCTTTTCAACGAGAGGGTCATTTCAAAGAAGCAGGGCTACCGCGTTTTTATGCGGCCCGCCATCGCTCGCAAGAAGTGCTGGCGCAATCAACTTCTGGCGGCGCATTTACCGCTGTATCGGATGCTGTGTTACGGCAGGGCGGTATTGTGTATGGAGCCGATTATGACGAGACGTTTCGTGTTGCGCATAAACGGGCGGAGACGGCGGCGCAGCGAGATCGTATGCGTATTTCTAAGTATGTCCAAAGTGATTTAGGAGAAGCCTTTATACAGGTTACGGAGGACTTGCAAAAGGGCCGCAAGGTACTATTTACCGGAACGCCTTGCCAGGCGGCGGGATTGCGTTCTTTTTTGCAAGGTTCGCCGCTGTTGCCTAATCTTTATGTATGTGATCTGATTTGCCATAGCATTCCTAGCCCGTACATCTGGGAGGCCTATAAAGAGTTATTGGAAAAGGAGAACACCGGCAAGCTGACCCATGTTCAGTTTCGCTCGAAAAAAGACGGCTGGAGCCGGGCCAACAGCAACAAAGGATTTTTATATTCTTTGGACGGCGAAACGGTGTTACGGGAGGATGACCGGTTTTATCAGCTGTTTTTTAAAGTGGGGGCCATTACGCGGCCATCCTGTTCTTGCTGCCGTTTTGCCGATGTGCAGCGAGCTTCGGATTTGACAATCGCCGATTATTGGGGGATTGAGAAGTATCAGCCCGAGTGGTTTGATTTGTTGGGCGTATCGCTAGTGATGGTCAATTCTGAGCAAGGAGCCGCGTTGCTGGAGCAGTGCAGGGAAGACTTGCTCTTTGAAGAGCGGCCCGCGGCGGAATCACTGCAAGAGCAGCAGCGGCTGAGCCGTCCAGGTGCGCTGCCGCCGGAAAGGGAGCGCTTTTGGGAGGACTTCCGGCAGTTCGGCCTGGAGTATGTTTTGAAAAAAAGGAGAAAGAAGAGAAAGAACGGAATACAGAGTAACAGCGACGGCACGTGA
- a CDS encoding LysE family translocator, protein MFGQGELYSFVILVLLMIISPGANQVLVLQSGLVLGKRAAVCNVLGVAVSMFVYALLSGLGLMLLLMESPQLHNWIRWLGMAYLLFLALSSLRGAWLLQGQTLSPECGEKDTAPVESLGYSFLKGFGSNILNVQAAFVFLSIFPQYMNASYSLLMQVWVLTLIFVGLLLGWYACFIFLVSRIRGRLLQPKIQCRIKAVTGFLLLVMAVKMGLA, encoded by the coding sequence GTGTTTGGGCAGGGAGAACTATATTCCTTTGTTATACTTGTTTTGTTGATGATTATTTCTCCTGGCGCTAATCAGGTGTTAGTGCTGCAGTCAGGTCTTGTGCTGGGCAAACGGGCAGCGGTCTGCAATGTTCTCGGTGTAGCGGTTTCTATGTTTGTCTACGCACTTTTATCAGGGCTGGGCTTGATGCTGCTTTTGATGGAGTCGCCTCAGCTGCATAATTGGATACGCTGGCTGGGGATGGCCTATTTGTTGTTTTTAGCATTGTCTAGCCTGAGGGGCGCTTGGTTGCTGCAGGGGCAGACTTTATCGCCTGAATGCGGTGAGAAGGATACTGCGCCGGTGGAATCGTTAGGGTATTCTTTTTTGAAAGGCTTTGGCAGCAATATTTTGAATGTGCAGGCGGCGTTTGTTTTTCTGTCGATCTTTCCACAGTACATGAATGCTTCCTATAGCCTATTAATGCAAGTTTGGGTATTGACTCTGATTTTTGTCGGTTTGTTGCTGGGGTGGTATGCATGCTTTATCTTTTTGGTTTCGCGCATTAGAGGGCGGTTGTTGCAGCCGAAAATTCAATGCCGGATCAAGGCAGTTACCGGCTTTTTATTGTTAGTAATGGCGGTGAAAATGGGACTAGCGTAA
- a CDS encoding LysR family transcriptional regulator yields MQHYDLEAFLMVEKTRSFTKAAQLLHISQPAISHRLKSLEASLGFTLFERRKGQKKIHLTPKGEAFISLAQRWHALWQKVHILQRQDLPPSVAIGATDSLNTTLLPLLYRQLADYSPKIQLRVTTKTSLELYDLVEKQELDLAFVLREVNSGNVISEPVFNESMAVICHQRLNNGNGLLAPSELQAQHEVFLDWGPSFMVWHNRWWDPRATPHIEVDTVSLIASQLTSPEHWAIVPKSFAHSHSLPSDFQLLEFSEPPPLRVCYKISNRFAQSKSRQALELVAQYLPSLL; encoded by the coding sequence ATGCAGCATTATGATCTGGAAGCTTTTTTAATGGTTGAAAAAACTCGTTCTTTCACTAAAGCCGCTCAATTGCTCCACATTTCCCAGCCGGCCATAAGCCACCGTTTAAAATCCCTAGAAGCTTCGCTAGGCTTTACCCTTTTCGAGCGTCGCAAAGGGCAGAAAAAAATTCACCTAACCCCTAAAGGCGAGGCGTTTATCTCGTTGGCGCAACGCTGGCATGCGCTTTGGCAAAAAGTACACATCTTGCAGCGTCAAGACCTGCCACCATCAGTAGCCATTGGCGCTACCGACAGCCTAAACACCACCCTGTTACCTTTGCTCTATCGTCAGCTAGCAGACTACTCCCCTAAAATCCAATTAAGAGTGACTACCAAAACCTCGTTAGAGCTGTATGATTTAGTGGAAAAGCAAGAACTCGACCTCGCCTTCGTCCTCCGCGAAGTAAACTCCGGCAACGTCATCAGCGAGCCGGTCTTTAACGAATCGATGGCGGTAATCTGCCATCAACGCCTTAATAACGGCAACGGTCTTTTGGCTCCTTCTGAGCTGCAGGCGCAGCATGAAGTATTTCTCGATTGGGGCCCCTCCTTTATGGTCTGGCACAATCGTTGGTGGGACCCGCGTGCTACGCCACATATAGAGGTAGATACTGTTTCTTTAATCGCCTCGCAACTGACCTCTCCCGAACACTGGGCCATTGTGCCTAAATCCTTTGCGCACTCCCATTCCCTGCCGTCCGACTTTCAACTGTTGGAGTTTTCAGAACCGCCGCCACTGCGCGTCTGCTACAAAATCTCCAACCGCTTCGCCCAATCGAAGAGCCGACAAGCTCTTGAGCTTGTCGCTCAATACTTGCCTTCCCTATTATGA
- a CDS encoding pyridoxamine 5'-phosphate oxidase family protein, whose protein sequence is MQEVREFLKENGNGFLATVEGGKPRVRPFQFMLEEGGRFYFCTSNAKDVYQQLQAHPFVEFSSVSPKFAWVRLRGEIHFSQDMVIKAAILEANPLVKSIYKTPDNPVFEIFYLEHGQAILADFSGKPQREITV, encoded by the coding sequence ATGCAAGAAGTACGTGAGTTTTTGAAGGAAAATGGAAATGGTTTTTTGGCTACGGTGGAGGGCGGCAAGCCGCGCGTAAGGCCTTTTCAGTTTATGCTGGAAGAGGGAGGTCGGTTTTACTTTTGTACCAGCAATGCCAAGGACGTGTACCAGCAGTTGCAGGCCCATCCCTTTGTTGAGTTTTCCAGCGTATCTCCCAAGTTTGCTTGGGTGCGCCTGCGAGGGGAAATTCATTTTTCGCAGGATATGGTAATAAAGGCTGCCATTCTGGAAGCCAATCCGTTGGTAAAGTCCATTTATAAGACGCCAGACAATCCGGTGTTTGAGATTTTCTATTTGGAGCACGGGCAAGCTATTTTGGCCGACTTTTCGGGAAAGCCGCAGCGGGAAATCACCGTTTGA
- a CDS encoding MarR family transcriptional regulator, producing MRQGNAIALCSRIAEAAHKQIIQELKKRGIEGIVPSHGGIMQLLFGGKEYTMQELARKIHRSKPTVTVLVEKLEAFGYVQRRKSSEDGRITLLRLTDKGQALELVFREISEVVNYRVYAELSEEEAEEVERLLSKVKLNFCPTIC from the coding sequence ATGAGACAAGGAAACGCCATCGCTCTTTGCAGCCGGATTGCAGAGGCAGCGCACAAACAAATTATTCAAGAACTGAAAAAACGAGGCATTGAAGGAATTGTACCTAGCCACGGAGGCATTATGCAATTGCTTTTTGGCGGTAAAGAATATACGATGCAAGAGCTGGCCAGGAAGATCCACAGATCTAAGCCTACGGTGACCGTGCTGGTGGAAAAGCTGGAGGCTTTCGGGTATGTACAGCGGCGAAAAAGCAGTGAAGACGGCAGGATTACGCTACTGCGTTTGACGGATAAGGGGCAGGCGTTAGAACTGGTTTTTCGTGAAATTTCTGAGGTAGTAAATTACCGCGTATATGCGGAGTTATCCGAGGAAGAAGCCGAGGAAGTAGAGCGACTGCTAAGCAAGGTGAAGCTTAATTTTTGCCCAACAATTTGCTGA
- a CDS encoding HD-GYP domain-containing protein: MLRVSVSLLQPGMVTAHNIYNSEGVLLVSADRELDEQYVARLKTLGLRSIYVKNMLYSGLELPEDLLEEDDRRLLVKQVQQVYKTFQENGQIEIDALKPRINRLVSEIIRNRHMMVHFVDCRTNEDYLYAHVVNVAMMSVLVAATMELNEERLRDLAMGAVLHDIGEMLIPNEILNKPSKLTPAEWDVIHSHTTKGFEALRKVRDLSILSAHIAYQHHENFDGSGYPRKLVNDDIHEYARLSAIPNMFDALISDRPQRRGFLPHEAYELLMTLSGRYVDPYYLDAFLRTVAIYPIGSIVRLDSGEFGIVTKVLPRLQMRPTISLLADPNGRPYPTPFEMDLTQNLTTQITKVLREEEVLFLSRSFKGI; the protein is encoded by the coding sequence ATGCTGCGGGTTTCCGTCTCTCTTCTGCAACCAGGCATGGTTACAGCTCACAATATTTACAACAGCGAAGGCGTACTTTTAGTCAGCGCCGACCGCGAATTGGATGAACAATATGTCGCCCGCCTTAAAACCTTAGGCTTGCGGTCTATCTATGTAAAAAACATGCTCTATAGCGGTCTGGAGCTGCCTGAAGACCTCCTGGAAGAAGATGATCGGCGTCTTTTGGTCAAGCAAGTCCAACAAGTATATAAGACCTTCCAAGAAAACGGCCAAATTGAAATTGATGCTTTAAAACCGCGAATTAACCGTCTTGTCAGCGAAATCATTCGCAATCGTCATATGATGGTCCACTTTGTCGATTGCCGTACGAACGAAGACTATCTTTACGCCCATGTGGTTAATGTCGCCATGATGTCTGTCTTGGTAGCCGCGACCATGGAACTTAATGAAGAACGGCTGCGCGATCTTGCCATGGGAGCCGTTCTCCACGACATCGGCGAAATGCTCATCCCTAATGAAATACTAAATAAGCCCAGCAAGCTTACCCCTGCCGAATGGGATGTAATTCACAGCCATACTACCAAAGGCTTTGAAGCCTTGCGCAAGGTACGCGATTTATCCATTCTCTCCGCCCATATTGCATATCAGCATCATGAAAATTTTGATGGCAGCGGCTATCCGCGCAAGCTCGTCAATGATGATATTCACGAATACGCTCGTCTTAGCGCCATTCCCAACATGTTTGACGCCCTCATTTCCGACCGCCCCCAGCGCCGCGGTTTTTTGCCCCATGAAGCCTATGAGCTTCTCATGACGCTGAGTGGCCGCTATGTCGACCCTTATTATTTGGATGCATTTTTGCGCACCGTTGCCATTTACCCCATCGGCAGCATTGTCCGCTTAGATAGTGGTGAATTCGGCATTGTCACCAAGGTACTTCCGCGACTGCAGATGCGTCCCACCATCAGCCTCTTAGCCGACCCGAACGGTCGTCCCTACCCGACTCCCTTTGAAATGGACCTAACGCAAAACTTGACTACGCAAATCACCAAAGTATTGAGAGAAGAAGAAGTCCTCTTTCTTAGCCGCAGTTTTAAAGGAATTTGA
- a CDS encoding TerC family protein has product MEWLLNPQVWMALITLSALEIVLGIDNIVFISIQAGKLPPHLQAKARQVGLALAMLTRIALLFSLSWLMGLTLPLFTVLSNEISGRDLILITGGLFLIWKSTMEIHEKLEGVEGPSSVQAKATFSAVIIQILLLDIVFSLDSIITALGMAEQLSVMVAAVIIAVVFMMIFSGKISAFVEQHPTIKILALSFLLLIGVVLIGDGLDMHIPKGYIYFAMAFSVIVEMFNLKVRQSHPVKLHQPHLPKETEADKH; this is encoded by the coding sequence ATGGAATGGTTGCTGAATCCGCAAGTCTGGATGGCCTTAATAACCCTAAGCGCCCTGGAAATCGTACTCGGAATTGACAATATCGTGTTCATATCCATTCAAGCAGGAAAACTGCCACCGCATCTCCAGGCAAAGGCGCGCCAGGTCGGCCTTGCCTTAGCAATGCTTACACGCATTGCGCTGCTGTTTTCTCTTTCCTGGCTCATGGGACTCACCTTGCCGCTTTTCACCGTTTTAAGCAACGAAATATCCGGCCGCGATTTGATTCTTATTACCGGCGGCTTATTTTTGATTTGGAAAAGCACGATGGAGATTCACGAAAAGCTCGAAGGTGTCGAAGGACCTTCTTCTGTACAAGCTAAAGCCACTTTCAGCGCTGTGATTATTCAAATCTTGTTGCTGGATATTGTTTTTTCTCTTGATTCCATCATTACCGCTCTCGGCATGGCGGAACAGCTGAGTGTTATGGTTGCAGCCGTAATCATTGCTGTTGTTTTCATGATGATTTTCTCGGGAAAAATCAGCGCTTTTGTAGAGCAACATCCGACCATCAAAATACTAGCCTTAAGTTTTCTGCTTCTCATCGGCGTAGTGCTTATCGGCGACGGCCTTGATATGCACATTCCTAAAGGATACATCTATTTCGCAATGGCCTTCTCCGTCATCGTCGAGATGTTCAACCTAAAAGTCAGGCAGAGTCATCCGGTCAAGCTTCATCAGCCCCACTTACCGAAGGAAACAGAAGCAGACAAGCATTGA
- the bioF gene encoding 8-amino-7-oxononanoate synthase gives MKFIESVLHYVKSNDLYPDMRVVNDVPYPSLIIEGKEYLCFCSNNYLGLSIHPQVKAAAIKGIERYGIGTCESRMVAGNLEVLEELEQALAKFKDLPSAIVFITGFMANLGIIPAIMDDPDQFGIYNLPMSVSDKDNLIVSDFLNHQSIREGCMISRANVKSYIHKDMDHLEKILNRTQAKRKLIVTDGVFSMDGDIAPLPDIIRLARKYDAMIMVDDAHATGVLGPNGKGTSEHFGVQGQIDIEMGTMSKAFGAIGGYVAGSETLIQYLKMRASSFIYTSSIPPEQACGILAALKIMQENDSLRLSLWKNVHRLKDGLKSMGFDVVNSETQIIPIIIGEEQKCVNVARYLFEHGILAPAIKYPVVKKNESRIRLTTIATHTDAHIDRALETFHSMGKHFGLI, from the coding sequence ATGAAGTTCATTGAAAGCGTTTTGCACTATGTTAAATCAAACGATTTATACCCGGACATGCGCGTCGTTAACGACGTGCCCTATCCCAGCTTAATTATAGAAGGCAAGGAGTATTTATGTTTTTGCTCCAATAACTATCTGGGTCTTTCTATTCACCCCCAAGTAAAGGCGGCAGCAATCAAGGGAATAGAGCGCTACGGCATTGGCACCTGCGAGTCCCGCATGGTAGCCGGCAATTTGGAAGTATTAGAAGAACTCGAGCAGGCTCTTGCCAAATTCAAAGACCTGCCGTCAGCAATAGTCTTTATTACCGGCTTTATGGCTAACTTAGGCATTATTCCCGCCATCATGGACGATCCGGACCAGTTCGGCATTTACAATTTGCCAATGTCGGTAAGCGACAAAGACAATCTTATTGTCAGCGACTTTCTCAACCATCAGAGCATTCGCGAAGGCTGTATGATTAGCCGAGCCAATGTCAAAAGCTACATTCATAAAGACATGGATCATTTAGAAAAAATCTTAAACCGCACCCAGGCTAAACGCAAGCTGATCGTTACGGACGGCGTTTTTAGTATGGACGGCGATATTGCACCGTTGCCTGATATTATCCGCTTAGCGCGTAAATACGACGCCATGATCATGGTGGACGACGCCCATGCTACCGGCGTGCTGGGCCCTAACGGCAAAGGAACCTCCGAGCACTTCGGTGTCCAAGGACAAATTGACATTGAGATGGGTACTATGAGCAAAGCCTTCGGCGCCATTGGCGGTTATGTCGCCGGTTCTGAAACGTTGATCCAGTATTTGAAGATGCGCGCCTCTTCCTTCATCTACACCTCCTCCATTCCACCAGAACAGGCCTGCGGCATTCTAGCAGCCCTGAAAATCATGCAGGAAAACGACAGTTTGCGTCTGTCTTTATGGAAAAATGTCCACCGCCTCAAAGACGGCCTCAAAAGCATGGGCTTCGACGTCGTCAACTCGGAAACACAAATTATTCCTATCATTATCGGCGAAGAACAAAAATGCGTCAACGTAGCTCGTTATCTTTTCGAGCACGGCATCCTAGCCCCGGCTATCAAGTATCCGGTGGTTAAGAAAAACGAAAGCCGTATCCGCCTAACAACCATTGCCACCCACACCGATGCGCACATTGACCGCGCTTTGGAAACTTTCCATTCTATGGGCAAGCACTTTGGACTTATTTAG
- the hydE gene encoding [FeFe] hydrogenase H-cluster radical SAM maturase HydE, translating to MEKIINQAEEIQTLSQEELVQLLAADEAAAEKLFAAADRVRRQQVGDGVHLRGLIEFSNTCRQNCLYCGLRRDNHQVQRYRMEPEEIYELAVKAVGYGYKTVVLQSGEDPYYTLEIMEPLLRRIKTLGLAITLSLGEKSREEYARYRAAGADRYLLRIETTDQALYEQLDPGMSFANRLRCLQDLRELGYEVGTGCLVGLPGQTLASLAADILFFQSLDADMVGVGPFIPNADTPLGQETGGTFELATRVMALTRLLLPNSNIPATTAMETLNPQGRILALQRGANVVMPNVTEGDYRRQYALYPGKICVNDTPAHCRGCITGKIQAIGRHVATDAGFRR from the coding sequence ATGGAAAAAATAATCAACCAGGCGGAAGAAATACAAACTTTATCGCAAGAAGAATTGGTGCAGTTGCTGGCTGCTGATGAAGCGGCAGCAGAAAAGCTCTTTGCAGCAGCAGACCGCGTACGACGCCAACAGGTGGGTGATGGCGTTCATTTGCGAGGGCTGATCGAGTTTTCTAATACTTGCCGACAAAACTGTCTCTATTGCGGCCTTCGCCGGGATAATCATCAGGTGCAGCGATACCGCATGGAGCCCGAAGAAATCTACGAATTAGCGGTTAAGGCGGTCGGTTATGGCTATAAAACGGTAGTTCTTCAGTCCGGTGAGGATCCATATTATACATTGGAGATCATGGAACCCTTGTTGCGTCGAATCAAGACGCTGGGGTTGGCGATTACTTTGAGCCTTGGCGAAAAATCTCGTGAAGAGTATGCACGCTACCGCGCAGCCGGGGCGGACCGGTACTTGCTGCGCATTGAAACCACCGATCAGGCGCTGTATGAGCAGTTGGACCCAGGGATGAGCTTTGCTAATCGCCTGCGCTGTCTGCAGGATTTGCGTGAACTTGGTTATGAAGTGGGTACTGGCTGCCTGGTGGGCCTTCCTGGGCAGACGCTGGCTTCTTTGGCAGCGGATATCTTGTTTTTTCAGAGCTTGGATGCCGACATGGTTGGCGTGGGACCGTTTATTCCGAATGCAGATACCCCCTTGGGACAAGAAACAGGCGGAACTTTTGAGCTTGCGACGCGGGTTATGGCCCTGACGCGCCTGCTTTTGCCCAACAGCAATATTCCCGCTACAACCGCTATGGAAACCTTGAACCCTCAAGGGAGAATCCTGGCGTTGCAGCGCGGCGCCAATGTGGTGATGCCCAATGTCACCGAAGGAGACTATCGTCGGCAGTACGCTTTGTATCCGGGGAAAATCTGCGTGAACGATACGCCTGCTCACTGCAGAGGCTGTATTACTGGCAAAATCCAAGCCATCGGCCGCCATGTGGCCACTGACGCGGGCTTTCGTCGTTAG
- a CDS encoding LrgB family protein has translation MNEVMIMVFTALTVGAYLVSRWLFFRYGHPLFNMVLFGTILMISLLVVSGTPYSAYEPAKEFMTFLLGPATVALAIPLYKNRELLRRHGLAIGSSVAAGSLTSMVLVVLLSKAGGLSQAVLISALPKSVTAPIAIEIAQLSGGDPALAVAFVVATGTFGGSLGPTLLRWCGIRLPEARGLALGTVAHAQGVGMALLEGEASAAMASSAMAIAAIFTSLAAPVLLALL, from the coding sequence ATGAATGAAGTGATGATTATGGTGTTTACGGCGCTGACTGTTGGCGCCTACTTAGTGAGTCGCTGGCTGTTTTTTCGTTATGGACATCCCTTGTTCAATATGGTTTTGTTTGGTACTATTTTGATGATTAGCCTTTTAGTGGTTTCCGGCACGCCCTACAGCGCCTATGAACCAGCGAAGGAATTTATGACTTTTTTACTGGGGCCGGCAACGGTGGCGTTGGCCATTCCTCTTTATAAAAACAGAGAGCTTTTGCGGCGTCACGGGCTGGCTATTGGTAGCAGCGTAGCGGCGGGGTCGTTAACCTCGATGGTCTTGGTGGTACTTTTGTCGAAAGCGGGTGGTTTGAGTCAAGCGGTGCTGATTTCGGCGTTGCCTAAATCGGTGACCGCGCCAATCGCTATTGAAATCGCTCAATTGTCCGGCGGCGACCCTGCCCTGGCTGTGGCTTTTGTGGTGGCGACAGGGACCTTTGGTGGTTCGCTGGGGCCGACACTGCTGCGGTGGTGCGGCATTCGTCTGCCAGAGGCTAGAGGGCTGGCATTGGGAACTGTGGCTCATGCGCAAGGGGTCGGTATGGCGCTTTTGGAAGGAGAGGCTTCTGCCGCTATGGCCAGCTCGGCTATGGCGATCGCTGCTATCTTTACTTCGCTGGCGGCCCCGGTATTGCTTGCGTTACTATAA
- a CDS encoding CidA/LrgA family protein, with translation MWKQAYQFCGQVFFLWCIYWLGNQAAIISHVPIPGNVLGMVLLFLLLAVGVVKVEQLELAGGFLLRHITFFFIPIAVGLMNWADLFYQHAVALTVTIVVSAVAAFWVAGFVFQRMQGRNRT, from the coding sequence ATGTGGAAACAAGCGTATCAATTTTGCGGGCAGGTTTTTTTTCTTTGGTGTATTTATTGGCTTGGTAATCAGGCGGCGATTATTTCGCACGTGCCTATTCCTGGCAACGTACTAGGCATGGTGCTATTGTTTTTACTGTTGGCGGTAGGAGTGGTGAAGGTAGAGCAGTTGGAATTGGCCGGAGGCTTTTTACTGCGGCATATTACGTTCTTCTTTATTCCTATTGCCGTGGGCTTGATGAATTGGGCGGATTTGTTTTATCAGCATGCCGTGGCGCTGACCGTAACCATCGTGGTCAGTGCGGTGGCGGCGTTTTGGGTTGCCGGTTTCGTATTTCAACGGATGCAAGGGAGAAATAGAACATGA
- a CDS encoding chemotaxis protein CheX, with amino-acid sequence MDAKMINPFVDAVATVLPQLGFQSVQRGQIRLGEEFVEGRGVTVLIGLTQDVQGNLAYNFTEEAAKGIASTMMMGMPVTQMDEMAQSAISELVNMITANAATHFSSQNLLVDISPPSLVVGEALKARISNGKFLVVEVNADSYSFELNIGIASSK; translated from the coding sequence ATGGATGCAAAAATGATCAATCCCTTCGTGGATGCCGTGGCGACGGTCTTGCCTCAGCTTGGCTTTCAGTCGGTTCAACGGGGGCAAATCCGCCTGGGGGAAGAATTCGTAGAAGGCCGGGGCGTGACGGTATTGATTGGCTTAACGCAAGATGTGCAAGGCAATCTGGCCTATAACTTTACGGAAGAGGCGGCTAAAGGCATTGCTTCAACCATGATGATGGGGATGCCGGTAACGCAGATGGATGAGATGGCGCAAAGCGCTATTTCCGAATTAGTGAATATGATTACCGCTAATGCGGCAACGCATTTTTCTTCACAAAACTTGCTTGTTGATATTTCCCCACCTAGTTTGGTTGTGGGCGAGGCCCTTAAGGCGCGTATCAGCAACGGAAAATTTTTGGTTGTAGAAGTGAACGCAGATAGCTATTCTTTTGAACTAAATATTGGCATTGCCAGCAGCAAGTAA
- a CDS encoding response regulator translates to MKPLRVLVVDDSPFSQKIMTGLLKKNGFDVCGYADTGGQGIEQYRELRPDVVTMDMTLPDMDGLECSKAILAADPTAKIVMVSAMKDETLMTNGYIAGIKGFVQKPPRTEELAELIRKVCQEAEECSLCQKYLAFFEQSLQENLSYMVGVESAIETEPDNESKFLSQGVAVIVGLTGKVQGRVILDSSEETAQQLTRMILSSEEVSEDDMLNGMAELANIVSGNGVSSVNNTYRELELRLTPPSILCGRKISIVNPKLDAYIMTAQTPYGDIRMSIGFAGGK, encoded by the coding sequence ATGAAGCCTTTACGCGTTTTAGTGGTGGATGATTCGCCTTTTAGCCAGAAAATCATGACTGGACTGTTGAAAAAGAATGGTTTTGATGTTTGCGGTTATGCGGATACAGGGGGACAAGGCATAGAGCAGTACCGGGAACTGAGACCCGATGTTGTTACCATGGACATGACATTGCCGGATATGGACGGCTTGGAATGCAGTAAGGCAATTCTAGCGGCAGACCCGACGGCCAAAATTGTTATGGTAAGCGCGATGAAAGACGAAACCTTAATGACGAATGGCTATATTGCCGGAATCAAAGGTTTTGTTCAGAAACCGCCGCGGACGGAAGAACTAGCGGAATTGATACGCAAGGTGTGCCAAGAAGCGGAAGAATGTTCTTTGTGCCAAAAATATCTGGCTTTTTTTGAACAGTCTCTGCAAGAGAATCTTAGCTACATGGTTGGCGTCGAAAGCGCTATAGAGACTGAGCCGGACAACGAAAGCAAGTTTTTATCGCAAGGTGTAGCCGTAATTGTTGGCCTAACCGGGAAGGTACAGGGCCGGGTCATTTTGGATAGTTCCGAGGAAACGGCGCAGCAATTAACTCGCATGATTCTTAGCAGTGAAGAAGTATCGGAAGATGATATGCTGAACGGCATGGCGGAACTAGCCAATATTGTCAGCGGCAATGGCGTATCTTCTGTAAACAATACGTATCGGGAGCTGGAACTGCGGCTGACGCCGCCGAGCATTCTTTGCGGGCGAAAAATTAGTATTGTCAATCCAAAACTAGATGCTTACATTATGACGGCGCAGACGCCGTATGGGGATATTCGCATGAGCATTGGCTTCGCAGGGGGGAAATAA